From Salinicoccus roseus, one genomic window encodes:
- a CDS encoding acyl-CoA dehydrogenase family protein translates to MKMIDAQITETVRRHAESMEIRGEMDAEVLELIYERRLFKLFTPKEVGGRMLDLPEALHLFEDAAWVDGSFGWLVQIGSGAGFFATVMEPDAVRKLFTPQEFYIAGSDRPMGTARKVRGGYMIGGTWPFCSGAQHASLFTVTCRIASNDMEDGRVRAFALTPEQVSVEKDWNAFGLKATSSHTIRVSDAFVPESYRFNVTTPHFHFDHPVYHYPFTAFATANIASTAIGIARHFFEASRGHIDGKKAGWMDKAPERYGHVDMLLEEKEEAFMQARKDFYDAVASSWHTHLDGRPLDSYHLDAVVHCSKKVAKAGLDGAQALHRHLGMEVLMEDHPLNRIYRDLHVA, encoded by the coding sequence ATGAAGATGATTGATGCACAGATCACCGAGACGGTCAGACGGCACGCGGAAAGCATGGAAATTCGAGGAGAAATGGATGCTGAAGTGCTTGAGCTGATATATGAAAGGCGGCTCTTCAAGCTGTTCACCCCGAAGGAAGTCGGCGGACGAATGCTCGATCTGCCGGAAGCGCTGCATCTCTTTGAAGACGCGGCATGGGTCGACGGCAGCTTCGGCTGGCTTGTACAGATCGGCTCCGGAGCCGGCTTCTTCGCCACCGTCATGGAACCCGATGCAGTCAGGAAGCTTTTCACACCGCAGGAGTTCTACATCGCCGGCAGCGACCGCCCGATGGGCACTGCACGCAAGGTCCGGGGCGGCTATATGATCGGCGGCACCTGGCCGTTCTGCAGCGGCGCCCAACACGCAAGCCTCTTCACCGTCACCTGCCGGATTGCCTCCAATGATATGGAGGACGGCAGGGTGCGGGCATTCGCCCTGACGCCGGAGCAGGTTTCGGTCGAGAAGGACTGGAATGCGTTCGGACTGAAGGCGACCAGCAGCCATACCATCCGTGTGTCGGATGCATTCGTTCCTGAATCCTACCGGTTCAACGTCACAACCCCGCATTTCCATTTCGACCACCCCGTCTATCATTATCCGTTCACGGCGTTCGCCACTGCCAACATCGCATCGACGGCCATCGGAATCGCCCGGCATTTCTTCGAGGCGTCACGTGGCCACATCGACGGGAAGAAGGCGGGATGGATGGACAAGGCGCCGGAAAGGTACGGTCATGTCGACATGCTGCTTGAAGAGAAGGAAGAGGCCTTCATGCAGGCACGGAAAGACTTCTACGATGCAGTGGCATCATCTTGGCACACCCATCTGGACGGCCGCCCGCTTGATTCCTACCATTTGGATGCGGTCGTACACTGCAGCAAAAAGGTCGCCAAAGCCGGTCTGGATGGCGCCCAGGCCCTCCACCGCCACCTCGGCATGGAGGTGCTGATGGAAGATCACCCACTGAACCGCATCTACCGTGACCTGCATGTGGCATAG
- a CDS encoding ABC transporter substrate-binding protein: MKKLLSIFIPVLLLAACGGNGDGGQTEDDGLTEVTFVLDWTPNTNHTGIYAAQAEGYYEEAGLDVEIILPGEAGAEQTVATGNGDFGISAQENVTQARLQDVSIVSLAAIIQDNTSVLASPEEYGLETPSDLEGHTYGGYGSPIEEETIASIMQADDADIENVDIINIGDTDFFTAVQRDVDFAWIYYGWTGIEAELRDFPLNTIDFTEYSDALNFYTPVLITNEEMIENDAETVEAFTEATAEGYQLAMDDPETAAQHLLDAEPDLDEELVMASQEWLTDVYQGDAPYWGHQERDVWENYMNWMYESGLIESELDVDQAFTNEYLPGGE; this comes from the coding sequence ATGAAGAAATTATTGTCCATCTTTATACCGGTACTGCTGCTCGCAGCATGCGGCGGGAACGGGGACGGCGGCCAAACGGAGGACGATGGGCTGACGGAAGTCACCTTCGTACTCGACTGGACGCCGAATACGAACCATACAGGCATCTACGCCGCGCAGGCGGAGGGCTACTACGAGGAAGCAGGGCTCGATGTCGAGATCATCCTGCCGGGTGAAGCGGGTGCGGAACAGACCGTTGCGACGGGCAACGGGGACTTCGGCATCAGTGCCCAGGAGAACGTCACACAGGCACGCCTCCAGGACGTATCGATCGTTTCGCTGGCGGCCATCATACAGGATAATACATCCGTCTTGGCTTCACCTGAGGAATATGGACTTGAGACGCCATCCGACCTCGAGGGCCACACTTATGGGGGATACGGCTCCCCGATCGAGGAGGAGACCATCGCCTCCATCATGCAGGCGGATGATGCCGATATTGAGAATGTCGACATCATCAACATCGGCGACACGGACTTCTTCACCGCCGTACAGCGTGATGTCGACTTTGCATGGATCTACTACGGCTGGACTGGCATCGAAGCGGAACTGCGCGACTTCCCGCTCAACACGATCGACTTCACCGAGTATTCCGACGCTCTCAACTTCTACACGCCCGTCCTGATCACGAACGAAGAGATGATCGAAAATGACGCCGAAACCGTCGAGGCATTCACAGAAGCGACGGCCGAAGGCTATCAGCTTGCGATGGACGACCCGGAAACGGCGGCACAGCACCTGCTCGATGCAGAGCCGGACCTCGACGAAGAACTCGTCATGGCGAGCCAGGAGTGGCTGACGGACGTCTATCAGGGGGATGCGCCCTACTGGGGCCATCAGGAGCGGGACGTCTGGGAGAACTATATGAACTGGATGTATGAAAGCGGCCTGATCGAATCCGAACTCGACGTCGACCAGGCGTTCACGAACGAATACCTGCCTGGTGGAGAGTAA
- a CDS encoding sigma-70 family RNA polymerase sigma factor, whose product MNEKIKDYEPMIYSIMKRLSIQYDQDDYMQVGRMAVYNALSTFDDIAAKGATESQFVYTRIHQRLIDEIRRVSRYTNAVSVTADDLLAESVGGRLDNLHMMELESARGLLGEQERLWLAYTLKGYSVREIAGVTGFSVSSVKNWRASARKKLRAVYDGA is encoded by the coding sequence ATGAACGAGAAGATAAAGGACTATGAACCGATGATCTACAGCATCATGAAGCGTCTGAGCATACAGTACGACCAGGATGACTACATGCAGGTGGGCCGCATGGCGGTGTACAATGCGCTGTCCACCTTCGATGACATTGCGGCGAAGGGGGCGACGGAGTCCCAGTTCGTCTATACGCGGATCCATCAGCGGCTGATCGATGAGATACGCAGGGTCTCCCGCTATACGAATGCGGTGAGCGTGACGGCGGATGATCTGCTGGCGGAATCGGTCGGCGGGCGTTTGGACAACCTCCATATGATGGAACTGGAAAGCGCGCGGGGGCTGCTCGGGGAGCAGGAGCGGCTGTGGCTAGCGTACACATTGAAGGGGTACAGTGTGCGGGAAATTGCCGGGGTTACGGGCTTCAGCGTGTCGAGCGTGAAGAACTGGCGGGCGTCGGCGCGGAAGAAGCTGCGTGCGGTGTATGATGGGGCGTGA
- a CDS encoding MerR family transcriptional regulator, producing MEYTVKALADLAGVSRRTLRYYDKIGLLTPARINSSGYRIYGWAEVDRLQLILFYRALGVRLDEIRQIMEDPDFDAEAALRRHHAQLLEERSRIDRLIRNVEETLEAKEGGRDMEDKDKFEGFKDEKLQENEAQYGEEIREKYGEDTVKASNEKWMGMSEADYDRMTAVEAALKAVLKEAADDPTEDRAREAARLHKEWLLFTWSTYSREAHQGLAEMYVYDERFRKYYDDIAPGAAEFLRDAIVAHAE from the coding sequence ATGGAGTATACAGTGAAGGCACTTGCCGATCTCGCCGGAGTGAGCCGGCGGACACTCAGGTATTACGACAAGATCGGACTGCTCACACCCGCCCGCATCAACAGTTCGGGCTACCGGATATATGGATGGGCGGAAGTGGACCGGCTGCAGCTCATCCTGTTCTACCGGGCACTCGGGGTGCGGCTTGATGAAATCAGGCAGATCATGGAGGACCCGGATTTCGACGCGGAAGCGGCACTCCGGCGGCACCATGCGCAGCTGCTTGAAGAACGCAGCAGGATCGATAGGCTGATACGGAATGTGGAAGAGACGTTGGAAGCGAAAGAAGGAGGCAGAGATATGGAGGATAAGGACAAGTTCGAAGGATTCAAGGATGAGAAGCTACAGGAAAATGAGGCGCAGTACGGCGAAGAGATCCGTGAGAAGTACGGGGAGGACACCGTCAAGGCATCCAACGAGAAATGGATGGGCATGTCGGAAGCGGACTACGACAGGATGACGGCGGTTGAAGCCGCGCTCAAGGCAGTCCTGAAAGAGGCTGCGGACGACCCGACGGAAGACCGCGCCCGGGAGGCTGCCCGGCTGCATAAGGAATGGCTGTTGTTCACATGGAGCACGTATTCCAGAGAAGCCCATCAGGGGCTCGCCGAAATGTATGTATATGACGAACGCTTCAGGAAATACTATGATGATATCGCACCGGGTGCTGCAGAATTCCTGCGGGATGCGATTGTCGCCCATGCAGAATAA
- a CDS encoding DUF2538 family protein: MRKTYDKETNINEMFDFLEDQIKHSGEPKIEDTYFYQNHEHKEMYQSIRGYFSESQKNPEVDAACYIIALPDIYKRINIFELIFPMDWVKEDGRLSEPFKQLRPHIQYLALAAAEASGIKFNTKPALSLGLEYWNLEQLKIFWQFTAIRRKNAM, translated from the coding sequence ATGCGGAAGACGTATGACAAGGAGACGAACATCAACGAGATGTTCGATTTCCTGGAAGATCAGATCAAGCACAGCGGCGAGCCGAAGATCGAAGATACGTATTTCTATCAGAACCACGAGCACAAGGAGATGTACCAGTCGATCCGGGGCTACTTCAGCGAATCGCAGAAGAATCCGGAAGTCGATGCGGCGTGCTACATCATCGCGCTGCCGGACATCTACAAGCGGATCAACATATTCGAGCTCATCTTCCCGATGGACTGGGTCAAGGAGGACGGCCGGCTGTCCGAGCCGTTCAAGCAGCTCAGGCCCCACATCCAGTATTTGGCGCTCGCAGCGGCTGAAGCGAGCGGCATCAAGTTCAACACGAAGCCTGCCCTCTCACTCGGCCTCGAGTACTGGAACCTCGAGCAGTTGAAGATATTCTGGCAGTTCACCGCCATCCGGCGCAAGAATGCAATGTAA
- a CDS encoding spore coat protein, which yields MEMEEMLEQAGEKRDELIATEMLVTAKAAVRTYAVALTEAASPEVRDVLKRQLTQAVNQHARIADYMMENGMYHAHSVKDQLKNDKKKVKTVKKLTKKDK from the coding sequence ATGGAAATGGAGGAAATGCTTGAACAGGCAGGAGAAAAGCGGGATGAGCTCATCGCCACGGAGATGCTCGTCACGGCGAAGGCCGCCGTCCGCACATATGCCGTGGCACTGACGGAAGCGGCGTCCCCGGAAGTCCGGGACGTGCTGAAGCGGCAGCTGACGCAGGCGGTCAACCAGCATGCACGGATCGCCGACTACATGATGGAGAATGGCATGTATCATGCCCACAGCGTCAAGGATCAGCTCAAAAACGACAAGAAGAAAGTGAAGACCGTAAAGAAACTCACCAAAAAAGATAAATAG
- a CDS encoding DUF4956 domain-containing protein, which yields MNEFVQQYFEIGNETTTFTVIELLLAIILSAILSTVVTLVYKWTHHGVNYSQSYVQTVVIMSVVVAIIMIVIGNNVAVAFGLVGAFSIIRFRSAMSDPKDIAFIFFGMVVGIACGLGFYLLAVIFTALMSLIIGLMHKTDYGSKGSDEKVLKITIPENMHFEGAFDDVFRQYLEQNELVNIETTNLGTMYMLEYRVRTKKETRDKTLMDAIRTKNANMKVTLNVSRLGF from the coding sequence ATGAATGAATTTGTACAGCAGTATTTTGAAATCGGCAATGAAACGACGACGTTTACGGTCATCGAGCTCCTGCTCGCAATCATCCTGAGCGCCATTCTGAGTACGGTGGTGACGCTGGTCTACAAATGGACGCACCACGGGGTGAACTACTCGCAGTCCTATGTCCAGACGGTCGTCATCATGAGTGTCGTCGTCGCCATCATCATGATCGTCATCGGCAACAATGTCGCCGTCGCATTCGGACTCGTTGGCGCATTTTCCATCATCCGGTTCAGGAGCGCCATGAGCGATCCCAAGGACATCGCGTTCATCTTCTTCGGCATGGTCGTCGGCATCGCATGCGGTCTCGGATTCTATCTGCTCGCCGTCATATTCACAGCCCTCATGAGCCTGATCATCGGATTGATGCACAAGACCGACTACGGCAGCAAGGGGTCCGATGAGAAGGTGCTCAAGATCACCATACCTGAAAACATGCATTTCGAAGGCGCATTCGACGACGTGTTCCGCCAATATCTCGAACAGAACGAGCTCGTCAACATCGAAACGACGAACCTCGGCACGATGTACATGCTCGAGTACAGGGTGCGCACGAAGAAGGAGACCCGGGACAAGACGCTGATGGATGCCATTCGGACGAAGAACGCCAACATGAAGGTGACGCTGAATGTGTCGCGGCTCGGGTTCTGA
- a CDS encoding LCP family protein: MKKKIFIGILLFLIIVLVVIGVYIYNLFNSFEQGVSDSFEATDRDRSELRLDDIDPTMDSFTVLILGIDESESRKEEDDLESGDFRTDSMILATFDKDQDEVKLVSIPRDTLTYFPEENYFDKITHAHREGGPEASMRAVESLLNVPVDYYVRVNMAAVVDMVDALGGVEFDVPFDMNEPNSMDRGRIELEEGVQELNGEEALAVVRSRRVDTDLGRGQRQLEMVEKILAKAKSTGALSKIDDLIEVVADNTKHDMESKTIRSLAAYYSFNDIEFNTTQVRGSDFWFQQNGAYFYWANEEHLFTISKTLRDVLDMKEPDPYDLINVRLSDHIVPYQFVDDYYLDEFEPEEKPYFMQEGYESRFGDGFSIPEDNPEDSIEGEDDVEEASGEPSPEEATGEEATGEQPMQEEATGEMPGEQTTEEDNYWPPEDGNGSEGIQEESTEQFNYEENTGEYYDNSTGSADLDRAQNEY; the protein is encoded by the coding sequence ATGAAAAAGAAAATTTTTATCGGCATACTGCTGTTCCTCATCATTGTGCTTGTGGTCATCGGGGTATATATATACAACCTGTTCAATTCATTCGAGCAGGGGGTGAGCGATTCGTTCGAAGCGACGGACCGCGACCGTTCCGAGCTCCGGCTGGATGATATCGATCCGACGATGGACAGCTTCACCGTCCTGATCCTCGGCATCGATGAAAGTGAATCACGCAAGGAGGAGGACGACCTGGAATCCGGGGACTTCCGGACGGATTCGATGATTCTTGCGACATTCGACAAGGATCAGGATGAAGTGAAACTCGTCAGCATCCCGCGGGATACATTGACGTACTTCCCTGAAGAGAACTATTTCGACAAGATTACACACGCCCACCGTGAAGGCGGCCCGGAAGCATCCATGCGCGCTGTGGAATCCCTTCTGAACGTACCGGTCGACTACTACGTCCGCGTCAACATGGCCGCCGTCGTGGATATGGTCGATGCGCTCGGCGGTGTGGAATTCGACGTGCCGTTCGACATGAACGAGCCAAACTCCATGGACCGCGGCCGTATCGAGCTTGAGGAAGGCGTCCAGGAACTGAATGGTGAAGAGGCGCTCGCAGTCGTAAGGAGCCGCCGTGTGGATACCGACCTCGGACGGGGCCAGCGCCAGCTCGAAATGGTCGAGAAGATACTCGCAAAGGCGAAATCGACCGGGGCTCTCTCGAAGATCGATGACCTGATCGAGGTCGTCGCAGACAATACGAAGCATGACATGGAATCGAAGACGATACGCAGCCTTGCGGCCTACTACTCCTTCAACGACATCGAGTTCAACACGACCCAGGTGCGCGGCTCGGATTTCTGGTTCCAGCAGAACGGTGCCTACTTCTACTGGGCGAACGAGGAGCATCTGTTCACGATCTCCAAAACCCTCCGTGATGTGCTCGATATGAAGGAGCCGGACCCGTATGACCTCATCAATGTCCGGCTGTCGGACCATATCGTGCCGTACCAGTTTGTAGACGACTACTATCTGGATGAATTCGAGCCGGAAGAGAAGCCGTACTTCATGCAGGAAGGCTACGAGAGCCGGTTCGGCGACGGCTTCAGCATTCCGGAGGACAACCCTGAGGACAGCATCGAAGGCGAAGATGATGTCGAAGAGGCGTCCGGCGAGCCAAGCCCTGAAGAAGCGACGGGCGAGGAAGCGACAGGAGAACAGCCGATGCAGGAAGAAGCGACGGGCGAAATGCCAGGCGAGCAGACGACCGAAGAGGACAACTACTGGCCGCCGGAAGACGGCAACGGTTCTGAAGGCATACAGGAGGAAAGCACGGAGCAGTTCAACTATGAGGAGAACACCGGCGAATACTACGACAACAGCACTGGCAGCGCGGACTTGGACCGTGCACAAAATGAATACTAG
- a CDS encoding competence protein ComK has protein sequence MFTTPSLNPGVCCIEPVRHAEFLCQAVYHGRAPEPSHKPTEALIDELLIYYYGTNLAARRAHLKAAHAIHRMGPIVIDERMQFVLFPITTSRSRNPFWINLHHFLMCAPAGEGMTEIHFNHGMMKRVAADYNFCEKQYEKALRVLDRSTKIREQSALYITRHQKHDQPAHFGS, from the coding sequence ATGTTTACGACACCATCATTGAATCCGGGCGTCTGCTGCATCGAACCCGTCCGGCATGCGGAGTTCCTGTGCCAGGCGGTCTACCACGGCAGGGCGCCGGAACCATCACACAAGCCGACAGAAGCACTGATCGACGAACTGCTCATCTATTATTACGGAACGAACCTCGCGGCCAGGCGCGCCCATCTCAAGGCGGCGCATGCTATCCACCGCATGGGGCCGATCGTCATCGATGAGCGCATGCAGTTCGTCCTCTTTCCCATCACGACAAGCCGCTCGCGCAATCCATTCTGGATCAACCTCCACCATTTCCTCATGTGTGCACCTGCAGGGGAGGGGATGACGGAAATCCACTTCAATCATGGTATGATGAAGCGGGTGGCGGCAGACTACAACTTCTGCGAAAAGCAGTACGAGAAGGCGCTCCGGGTGCTGGACCGCTCGACGAAAATCCGCGAGCAGAGCGCGCTCTACATCACAAGGCACCAGAAGCATGATCAGCCGGCACACTTCGGCAGCTGA
- a CDS encoding GNAT family N-acetyltransferase gives MEIKVADNNIMYNQCLEIRKRVFVEEQNVPMDREVDEYEDTATHILLIDDEPIGTVRYRPASEGMIKVERMAVLPEERGRKLGFKLMEFVHDHALEHGYTRAKLGAQVHAIDFYRKLGYTVSSDEFEDAGIPHVYMEKAL, from the coding sequence ATGGAAATCAAAGTGGCTGACAACAACATCATGTACAACCAGTGCCTTGAAATCAGAAAACGCGTCTTCGTCGAGGAGCAGAACGTCCCGATGGACCGCGAAGTCGATGAATATGAAGACACGGCGACGCACATCCTGCTCATCGATGACGAGCCGATCGGCACGGTCAGATACCGTCCGGCCTCAGAGGGCATGATCAAGGTCGAACGCATGGCCGTCCTGCCCGAGGAACGCGGCAGGAAGCTCGGTTTCAAGCTGATGGAGTTCGTCCATGACCATGCCCTGGAGCATGGCTACACCCGCGCCAAGCTCGGGGCTCAGGTGCACGCGATCGACTTCTACAGGAAGCTCGGCTACACCGTCAGTTCCGATGAATTCGAAGATGCGGGCATTCCGCATGTATATATGGAGAAGGCACTGTAG
- a CDS encoding MarR family winged helix-turn-helix transcriptional regulator produces the protein MSKLNTRNVCRYIYLLNAKIDHLAEFRTKYGTLSREQLYIIEMVAEEPGITQKTLIGRLKREQTSISRAVQKLVDQNYLIKRQHHDDMRASYLEVTEQSRETLDELEEKICEVTDDVLEKLDRDEKKALTDILEKIHL, from the coding sequence ATGAGTAAATTGAATACACGGAATGTCTGCAGATACATCTATCTGCTCAATGCGAAAATCGATCATCTGGCCGAATTCAGGACGAAGTACGGTACATTGTCGAGGGAGCAGCTCTACATCATCGAAATGGTGGCTGAGGAGCCGGGCATCACACAGAAGACGCTCATCGGACGGTTGAAGCGGGAGCAGACCTCGATTTCACGGGCCGTCCAAAAACTCGTCGACCAGAACTATCTCATCAAACGTCAACATCATGATGACATGCGGGCCTCATACCTCGAAGTGACGGAACAGTCGAGGGAGACGCTCGATGAACTGGAAGAGAAGATCTGTGAAGTGACGGATGACGTACTTGAGAAGCTGGATCGAGATGAGAAGAAGGCGCTGACCGACATTCTTGAAAAGATCCATCTGTGA
- a CDS encoding ABC transporter permease, producing MRRISSWSVIPPLLAILAILVIWQLAVSLFDIRDWVLPSPMQIIQEGMDIYPRLLGHSLATIQIALGGFALGVGVGLLLAILLHLMPRAKESIYPLMVLSQNVPIIALAPLLVLWFGFGTLPKILIITLVCFFPVAVSLIDGFRQTNPTLLNYMQMIGASRRQIFFKLEWPSALPYFFSGLKISATYSVMGAVIAEWLGAQEGLGVFMTVASSAFRTDQVFVAIFVIMAISLLLFGFIMVMEKWLVPWDTDRKGADDDDE from the coding sequence ATGCGACGAATTTCATCATGGAGCGTGATTCCACCGCTCCTTGCGATACTGGCCATACTGGTGATCTGGCAGCTGGCCGTCTCGCTCTTTGACATCCGTGACTGGGTCCTGCCAAGCCCGATGCAGATCATACAGGAAGGCATGGATATCTATCCGCGCCTGTTGGGCCACAGCCTCGCCACAATACAGATTGCACTCGGAGGGTTCGCCCTCGGCGTAGGAGTCGGGCTTCTGCTCGCCATACTGCTCCATCTGATGCCGCGGGCCAAGGAGAGCATCTATCCGCTGATGGTACTTTCCCAGAATGTGCCCATCATCGCCCTGGCACCGCTGCTCGTGCTGTGGTTCGGCTTCGGCACACTACCGAAGATCCTGATCATCACACTCGTCTGCTTCTTCCCCGTCGCAGTCTCACTGATCGACGGATTCAGGCAGACCAATCCGACACTGCTCAACTACATGCAGATGATCGGCGCGTCCAGGCGGCAGATCTTCTTCAAGCTGGAATGGCCGAGCGCCCTGCCCTACTTCTTCTCAGGCCTCAAGATTTCAGCGACATACAGTGTGATGGGCGCCGTCATCGCGGAATGGCTCGGTGCCCAGGAGGGGCTCGGCGTCTTCATGACCGTCGCCTCCTCCGCATTCCGGACGGACCAGGTATTCGTCGCCATATTCGTCATCATGGCGATCAGCCTGCTCCTCTTCGGCTTCATCATGGTGATGGAAAAATGGCTCGTGCCATGGGATACGGACAGGAAAGGAGCGGATGATGATGACGAATAA
- a CDS encoding spore coat protein: MAKNDKLDLELGVHETLELHEVTTLRRSTLLKAHMMESIVEDPELRKLLRKEKQVSEKAIDEIEALLP; the protein is encoded by the coding sequence ATGGCCAAAAATGACAAACTCGACCTTGAACTCGGCGTCCACGAAACGCTGGAACTGCATGAAGTGACGACGCTGCGCCGGTCGACTTTATTGAAAGCCCATATGATGGAATCCATCGTCGAAGACCCGGAACTGAGGAAGCTGCTGCGCAAGGAAAAGCAGGTTTCCGAGAAGGCGATCGATGAGATAGAAGCGCTGCTGCCGTAG
- a CDS encoding polyphosphate polymerase domain-containing protein, which yields MALEVFSRREVKYLIPFETYEAIAREIAAHMRFDRFGTDGKYNIVSLYFDSEDGRIYTETRNKLRFRQKLRLRVYDDADLTSTAFLEVKQKYNNVVNKRRTGLPLHAAYDYIYGGRDVVEAATNPQIFREADHFKGLYNLAPQVVVSYDRQAFHGIREDDLRVTFDYNLRCRSDDLNIEDGPHGTHFIDPGLVVMEVKMSSSIPLWLTEILSAHGLRKEGVSKFCTSIDVETKGIEHAVNEKRKG from the coding sequence ATGGCACTTGAAGTTTTCAGCCGCAGGGAAGTGAAGTATCTGATCCCCTTTGAAACGTATGAAGCAATTGCCCGGGAAATAGCCGCACATATGCGCTTCGACCGGTTCGGCACGGATGGGAAGTACAACATCGTCAGCCTGTACTTCGACTCCGAGGATGGCAGGATCTATACGGAGACACGCAATAAGCTCAGGTTCCGCCAGAAACTGAGGCTCCGGGTCTATGATGATGCCGACCTCACCAGTACGGCATTCCTCGAAGTGAAGCAGAAGTACAATAATGTGGTCAACAAACGACGGACGGGGCTGCCGCTGCATGCAGCATATGACTACATATATGGGGGGCGCGATGTGGTGGAAGCGGCGACGAACCCGCAGATATTCAGGGAGGCGGACCATTTCAAGGGGCTCTACAACCTCGCGCCACAGGTGGTCGTGAGCTATGACCGCCAGGCCTTCCACGGCATACGGGAGGACGACCTCCGGGTGACGTTCGACTACAACCTGCGCTGCCGTTCGGATGATCTGAATATAGAGGACGGACCGCACGGGACCCACTTCATCGACCCAGGTCTTGTCGTGATGGAAGTGAAGATGTCTTCAAGCATCCCGCTTTGGCTGACGGAAATTTTGTCCGCCCACGGGCTCCGGAAGGAAGGGGTATCCAAATTCTGCACCAGCATCGACGTTGAAACGAAAGGCATCGAACATGCCGTAAATGAGAAAAGGAAGGGATAA
- a CDS encoding ABC transporter ATP-binding protein, protein MMMTNKLEVHNLTHTFNGGNTVHVLDDLSLDVADGEFVTLLGPSGSGKSTIFNLIGGLYRPDSGDIFIDGIRVNGTRGNISYLPQQDSLLPWRTIEDNVTLVQEITGSVDKDTAREWLKRAGLEGYEKSYPSTLSGGMRQRVAFIRSLLSPQELMLLDEPFGALDELTRLDMQDWLLKIWEMDRRSVLFITHSIEEAIYMSDRILILSDKPARIAREIEVPFERPRNHDIILEESFTKLKREIYHMLRAGDEDD, encoded by the coding sequence ATGATGATGACGAATAAGCTTGAGGTCCACAACCTCACACACACGTTCAATGGCGGCAACACCGTGCATGTGCTCGATGACCTGTCCCTCGATGTGGCAGATGGTGAATTCGTCACCCTGCTCGGACCCTCCGGCAGCGGCAAGAGCACCATCTTCAACCTGATCGGTGGACTCTACAGGCCCGATTCGGGCGACATCTTCATCGACGGTATCCGCGTCAACGGCACGCGCGGCAACATCAGCTACCTGCCCCAACAGGATTCCCTGCTGCCGTGGCGGACGATCGAGGACAACGTCACGCTCGTCCAGGAGATCACCGGCTCCGTCGATAAGGATACTGCCCGGGAGTGGCTCAAGCGCGCCGGACTCGAAGGATATGAAAAGTCCTACCCGAGCACGCTGTCCGGGGGCATGCGCCAGCGCGTCGCCTTCATCCGTTCGCTGCTCAGCCCGCAGGAGCTGATGCTGCTCGATGAACCGTTCGGTGCGCTCGATGAGCTCACCCGCCTCGATATGCAGGACTGGCTGCTCAAGATATGGGAGATGGACCGGCGCTCCGTCCTCTTCATCACCCACAGCATCGAAGAGGCCATCTACATGTCCGACCGGATACTCATCCTCTCCGACAAGCCCGCCCGCATTGCACGCGAAATAGAAGTGCCGTTCGAGCGGCCTCGGAATCATGACATCATCCTTGAGGAGTCATTCACCAAGCTGAAACGCGAAATCTATCATATGTTGAGAGCAGGTGATGAAGATGATTGA
- a CDS encoding spore coat protein yields MAKKKDKKQNKNAEKPELAVHETLELHEVMTVKQSSLLKAGMMESLVEDAKLREIIRKERKISKKAIDEIQELLP; encoded by the coding sequence ATGGCGAAGAAGAAGGATAAGAAACAGAATAAAAATGCAGAAAAGCCGGAGCTTGCGGTGCATGAGACACTGGAACTCCATGAGGTGATGACGGTGAAACAGTCATCGCTCCTCAAGGCCGGCATGATGGAATCGCTCGTCGAGGATGCCAAGCTGCGTGAAATCATACGCAAGGAACGCAAGATCTCCAAAAAGGCGATAGATGAAATACAGGAACTTCTGCCCTAG